The region TGCAGGAGGTGGGCAAGTCCCTTAAGAGCCTTTTGAGGCCCCGGGGTAGGAATTCAGGGTCTCCGATCAAGTTTGGAGCTGGATGCGATTCTCAAGTTTCTTAATGGGGGGAGGATTTTCATCCCATCAAGGGCGCATAATAACCTATAGATGTTGCCAGGAAGCCCGCCTGTTTATGGATTGCAGGATGGGCTTTTGTTTCCTCCGGGGGTAGCAGGGGCAAGGGTAGTAGGGGCAGCGCGACCGGCGGCAGGTTGCCAGGCTGGTGGGCAGGCTGGAAGGCTGGGCCTGGACTTGCTACCCATGGGCAAATGTATTATAATCGACACTAGCTATTTCATAACTGGTCATCTGGTCATTTCATGCGGTGGCCTCTCTCAACTGGGACGAGGGGGATGGGGTGGATCATTTGGCTGAGTTTATCGAGGTAAGTTTCATGACGTATACGCCGGGTGAAACCAGGGAGCTCGGCGAGGCTCTCGGCCGGCTCTTGAAGGTGGGTGACGTGGTCTGCCTCATAGGCGGGCTCGGCAGCGGAAAGACGTGTTTCGCCCAGGGGGTGGGGCGGGCTCTCGGGGTCAGGGAGCCGGTTACCAGCCCAACCTTTACCATTGTTCATGAATATCAGGGCACGAGGATGCCCTTTTATCATATCGACGTTTACAAGGTCGATAGCAGCGAGGAAATGGGATGCATAGGATATGAGGATTATATCTACGGTGAGGGCGCGACCGTTATAGAATGGGCTGACAAGATCCGGGAGATACTGCCAGGCGATAGGCTTGATATCTTCCTGGATGTGGTCGAGGATGGGGTGCGGCGCATCAGGCTCGTGCCGCGTGGAGAGAGGTTTAGAACTCTGGTTGAGGAGCTGGTGAGAGATGCGCGTGCTCGCCTTTGATACCTCAGCCTCCATTGGGAGCGTAGCGGTGGTTGATGATTCAGGCCCTATCGGAGAGGTATTTTTTACTGTAACGCGGGCGAGATCAGAGGAGACTATGGCCATTTGCGGGCACCTCCTGGGTGACCTGGGATTCAAGTTGAGGGATATGAACGGGATCGGCGTTGGGGTCGGTCCGGGCTCCTTCACAGGGGTCCGGATAGCTGTTACGATGGCCAAGACCCTCTCCTACATGCTCAAGATCCCGCTTGCCGGGGTTTTGACGCTAGATGCCCTAGCACATGCCATGAGATTCTGGCCAGGCGTGATCTGCCCCATGATCGCTGCCCGGCGGCGGCAGGTCTATGCGGCCAGCTATACCAGCTATGATTGTCTTGATCTTAGTGAACCGGGCGGCGAGCGTCCAGGTACAGGCAAAGGAAGGCGCCCCAGCCAGCCTGCGATCGTAGATGTGGATGTTGTGATCGAGGACATGGCAGGCCTGGGGGAGGATGTCTTATTTACAGGCGATGGGGCGGCCCGGTACCGGGCGGAAATCGAGGGTGCGTTTGCGAGGGCAGGCAAGAGGGCCCGTGCGCATGTGGCCCTGGGAATACAGGCCGCGGTGCAC is a window of Bacillota bacterium DNA encoding:
- the tsaE gene encoding tRNA (adenosine(37)-N6)-threonylcarbamoyltransferase complex ATPase subunit type 1 TsaE; translated protein: MTYTPGETRELGEALGRLLKVGDVVCLIGGLGSGKTCFAQGVGRALGVREPVTSPTFTIVHEYQGTRMPFYHIDVYKVDSSEEMGCIGYEDYIYGEGATVIEWADKIREILPGDRLDIFLDVVEDGVRRIRLVPRGERFRTLVEELVRDARARL
- the tsaB gene encoding tRNA (adenosine(37)-N6)-threonylcarbamoyltransferase complex dimerization subunit type 1 TsaB, with amino-acid sequence MRVLAFDTSASIGSVAVVDDSGPIGEVFFTVTRARSEETMAICGHLLGDLGFKLRDMNGIGVGVGPGSFTGVRIAVTMAKTLSYMLKIPLAGVLTLDALAHAMRFWPGVICPMIAARRRQVYAASYTSYDCLDLSEPGGERPGTGKGRRPSQPAIVDVDVVIEDMAGLGEDVLFTGDGAARYRAEIEGAFARAGKRARAHVALGIQAAVHASSIAEIARCRIEAGDVDDPFTLAPFYLRKSGAELVWEQRSMRSV